In Anopheles arabiensis isolate DONGOLA chromosome 2, AaraD3, whole genome shotgun sequence, the genomic window ACGATCACGTGCGTGCAGCCGAGCGTCTTCAGCGCCCATATGTTTGCCCGATAGTTGACGTTCGAGGGCATTATCGAATGGTTTCGGCCATGGCGGGCCAGCAGCACGCAATCGACGCCGGCAATCTTTCCCTCGATCAGCACATCGGACGGAATgccaaagtgtgtgtttaccaCGCGCTCGGTGCGATTCTCGATTATCTGACTATCGTCCAGCCCGGAACCGCCGATGATGCCAATCtgttcacacacaaacaaaaaaaaaacaggattcACACTTACACATGGGAGCACGCACACCAGTTGCAGGAAAGGGTTCGATTTGTGGGTCCTTTGTCACCTACCTTCACCTTCGAGACCATTTTGTACTGGAATGTGGAAGCAAATGGGTTCGGAATCCAACGGCACTGCTCACTGGCTTTTCTTTCGATCCTCTTCCCGTTCGTTCTTTTATCACTGATGCTGTGCGTACCGTGCGTTCTAATCTTATCAGTTCCTGGTACTACACGTATAGATTCGTCGAGCAATTGAGCAGAATGTTCTGAAAACTGAAGTAGCAACTACACGACTACAAGGTGCAGCTTCatgacatttaaaaaaatgagccTCAAAATGTTTCACTTTAACTCTTTGCCATAGGAGCAGAAGAATGCAgcagttttatttatatacattttaatATTACTGCGATATATGCTCGTTAAATGTAcagaatttatttaaaatatcctTCGACAACATGCGGCTCCGTGTAGTCATGTCTGCATGTTGTTCTGCATTGACATTCCATGGAAACTGTCAAGCGCTGCTGTTCCGCAATGTTTTGCTTCAACAGGCATGTGATTTTCGAGCGCACTCTACAGTAAACAATAAAAGTGTGAAAAGAACAGCTCCACAACACTGCAGGGTCTGGAAAATAACCCGAAACCATGAGCCTGTGGACGGATAAGAAGTTTTCCGATCTGGGGTTAACCTACTGGATAACACGGCAAACCGAAAAGTTGGGTAAGTGAGTCGGCAAATTCTGGAAATGCCTTGTAACGACACTAAACCATCCCACAGGACTGCGCCGGCCGACGCCGATTCAGGTTGAGTGCATACCCCGCATTCTGCAGGGTCAGGATTGTATCGGTGCCGCCAAAACGGGATCAGGCAAAACGTTTGCCTTCGCGCTGCCGATTTTGCAGAAGCTTAGTGAGGAACCGACGGCAAACTTTGCCCTCGTGCTGACACCGACGCACGAGCTAGCGCATCAGATAGCGGAACAGTTCATCGTTGCCGGCCAGCCGATGAATGCGCGCGTGTGCGTCGTGACGGGCGGGACGGACTACCTGATTGAAAGCCAGCAGCTAGAGAAACGGCCACACATTATCGTAGCAATGCCGGGCCGGTTGGCCGACCATCTGACCGGATGTAACACGTACTCGTTCGCGGCCCTCCAGTTCCTGGTGGTGGACGAAGCGGATCGAATGCTGTGCGGCAGCTTCGATGAGGACCTGATGGTGATAAACCGTTTCCTGCCGGCCAAGCGTCAAAATTTGTTCTTTTCGGCCACCCTGAAGGATTTCCTGAAGACGTCGATCGTGTTTCCGATTGCGGACGATGTGTTCGAATGGTCCGAACAGTCACCGGTCGCTACGGTGGAAACGCTTGACCAGCGGTACCTGCTCTGTGCCGATTACGATCGCGACACCGTCATGGTCGAGGCGTTGCGCAAATACAAAGAGGACCAGGAAGACGCGAGCATCATGATCTTTACCAACTCGAAGAAAGATTGCCAAATCCTGTCCATGTCGTTGAACTCGTTCGGCTTCAGcaatgtgtgtttgcatggGTTTTTGCGTCAAAGGGAGCGCGTGGCGGCGCTGAACAAATTCAAATCCAAGCACGTGCGGATCATGATCGCAACGGATGTGGCTAGCCGCGGGCTCGATATACAGGATGTGCAGCTGGTAGTGAACCATCGACTGCCGAAGAAACCGATCGAATACATCCACCGTGTGGGACGTACTGCGCGCGCCGGTCGTGCTGGAATGGCGATATCGATCTTACGCTTTCCGCGCGATCTGGAAGCACTGGGAGAAATTGAAGCCCTCATCAACACCAAGCTGACGGAGTACTCGGTGGATGGTAAGCGATGAGAGAACGAACCAACAGCTGTATAATGAATAACTCCTGTAAATTTCCTTTCCAGACCGTCTCGTGCAGCGCATATTCATGCAGGTGAAGGTGGCCCGTGCCGAAGCCGAAATAAACCTAGACAACAAGGACTTTGACGAACGGAAGCACAAGTATCGCCGCTTGCGCTGGATACAGGAAGGTCTCGATCCGGACGAAATGGAGGCAAAGTGGAAGGAAGACATGAAAGCCCGCGAACAGGAACGACGGGAGCGATTGCGGCAGGAAAACGAAGAGCGCCGCAAAAGGGATAAGCAAACGATCGCCAGCCCGGCCGTGGTGAATGATGCTCGGTTCCAGGCGGCCGCAAGCGACAAAAAGTTTAAGAAACGGAAATTCATTCCCACGGAAAAGCTGAATGAGTTGATTGAACAACGCAAAACTGAAGCAAAGGGTGGCAAAAAAGCCCGCGCCCGTGGGAAGGGCGACAAGAAGATTGTAAAGAAGAAGGCGAAAGTGGCACAATAAATACTACACACttcaccaaacacaaaaaactacacCAGGTTGTTGTATACGGTTTCTCCTTACATGGTATTGTTGCTTATATTCTCATTCCTTTTGAGCggaatgttttccatttttccgcaCAAGAGAAAACATATAAACTTAAAACACGGACCGCCTGAGGACACGCGGCCACCACTTCTACTGCGACAACaaccgtagcagcagcagcagcagcgacagcacCATCACCGTTCCGCCGTTTTACTTCTTGACGGCCTGTCCGACCTTGGCCTTCTTCGTGCCGCGCACCTTCTTCATACGGTTCTTGCGCTCCTTGCGCTGCTTGCgcgtcatcttcttcttctcgtaCAGTCCGTGGCGGCCGAGACGGTGCTTGGGCTCGAACTTCTTGGCGTGGTCCAGGGTGTCGTAGATGAGGGCGAAACCGGTCGACTTGCCGCCACCGAAGTTCGTGCGGAAACCGAAcacgaacacgacatccgggGTGGTTTTGTACATAACGGCGAGCTTCTCGCGGATCTCCTTCTTCGAGACCGAGGCGAGGCCAGGGTGGAGGACGTCGCAGACCATCTGCTTGCGGCACAGTAGCCGGTTGCTCATGTAGCGACGGGTACGAATCGTTGCAGTACTCATCTTGGGATCGTTCTACAAGCAAACAATGGAAGTAGAAGAGAGGAAAATCATTAGCGAATTACTCGTCACAGTATGAAACCAATGTCCAGCGTCACAATGCAGGGAAACGTATACACCGTGGCGAACAGCGTTGACGGAACATCCGCTAGATGGTTTGGTGCTGACGGCGGTGCTGCGGTACCGCTACCGCCCGTATACATATTGAAGCATAACCTCACTACGTTGTTCCGTCATCGGCTGTCCGTCCCGTTCGGTGCCATTTGCCCCGAATTTTGGCCAAAACTCAATCAAATTTCGGTGCAGCTAGCTGGCCGCCTTGCTTTGCACCCATTTGCGATAGTTTTCTAGATAATTGAAACATGATAAACACCTTTATTTGCAGACTAAATCCGAAGTCGCAACACGTCTCGCGAACGCACTTTagcgaaaagaaagaaacatgGTAATTTGACAGCACGATTTCAGTTGGCAGCCATGTGATTGGAATGTCAACATTGCGCCCGTCTGTAGCGATCTTGTTGAACCTTCGTTCTCCGGGCAACAGATGTCGCTGCAAACGGTGCGGGAATTGTGCAAGAATAGTGGTGGTGTAATGTTTCAAAAGGTTATGCTGTTAATTTTGGATtaaatttgttaatttttatgaAACACGGAACAAAACCAACGTTAAATTTACATGTAGctgtattgtttttattcgtgCGCGGTGTTTCATAACAAAGCACCCAAAGCACTAttataaacacacaaaattttaaaatcgCACGCTGTCAGTCGCGCCGCTGACGTTCGAAAAGGAACAACAAATAAAGCAACAACACCGCAccgtacgaaaaaaaaaaaatgcaaagaaTGGGAAGTGAAAACGTAAACACATAGAACTTGC contains:
- the LOC120893542 gene encoding probable ATP-dependent RNA helicase Dbp45A, producing MSLWTDKKFSDLGLTYWITRQTEKLGLRRPTPIQVECIPRILQGQDCIGAAKTGSGKTFAFALPILQKLSEEPTANFALVLTPTHELAHQIAEQFIVAGQPMNARVCVVTGGTDYLIESQQLEKRPHIIVAMPGRLADHLTGCNTYSFAALQFLVVDEADRMLCGSFDEDLMVINRFLPAKRQNLFFSATLKDFLKTSIVFPIADDVFEWSEQSPVATVETLDQRYLLCADYDRDTVMVEALRKYKEDQEDASIMIFTNSKKDCQILSMSLNSFGFSNVCLHGFLRQRERVAALNKFKSKHVRIMIATDVASRGLDIQDVQLVVNHRLPKKPIEYIHRVGRTARAGRAGMAISILRFPRDLEALGEIEALINTKLTEYSVDDRLVQRIFMQVKVARAEAEINLDNKDFDERKHKYRRLRWIQEGLDPDEMEAKWKEDMKAREQERRERLRQENEERRKRDKQTIASPAVVNDARFQAAASDKKFKKRKFIPTEKLNELIEQRKTEAKGGKKARARGKGDKKIVKKKAKVAQ
- the LOC120893545 gene encoding 40S ribosomal protein S24 is translated as MSTATIRTRRYMSNRLLCRKQMVCDVLHPGLASVSKKEIREKLAVMYKTTPDVVFVFGFRTNFGGGKSTGFALIYDTLDHAKKFEPKHRLGRHGLYEKKKMTRKQRKERKNRMKKVRGTKKAKVGQAVKK